One region of Myxocyprinus asiaticus isolate MX2 ecotype Aquarium Trade chromosome 38, UBuf_Myxa_2, whole genome shotgun sequence genomic DNA includes:
- the LOC127428604 gene encoding glutamine synthetase-like, which produces MSYLSDSSVLNKALRQQYLSLPQGDFCQVTYIWIDGSGEGLRSKTRTMDSEPKSIVDLPEWNFDGSSTGQAVGSNSDMLLIPVCIFRDPFLLDPNKLVLCEVLKHTREAAESNHRNSCNKVMEKVKEVHPWFGMEQEYTLCGVDGHPFGWPRLGYPKPQGPYYCSVGADRAFGRDIVECHYKACLYAGIKICGTNAEVMPSQWEFQVGPCEGIEMGDHLWMARFVLNRVCEDFGVVATLDPKPMKGDWNGAGCHVNVSTLHTREEGGIGHIEKAIEKLRKRHAEHIRVYDPQDGEDNKRRLTGFHETPSINEFSAGVANRGASIRIPRQVAQDKCGYFEDRRPAANCDPYAVTCAIARTCMLEEEDVY; this is translated from the exons ATGTCTTACTTATCTGACAGCTCTGTTCTCAACAAGGCCCTGCGCCAGCAATACCTCAGTTTACCTCAGGGAGACTTCTGTCAGGTCACTTATATCTGGATCGATGGCTCTGGAGAGGGTCTGCGTAGCAAGACTCGAACCATGGATTCCGAACCAAAGAGCATAGTTG ATCTACCAGAATGGAACTTCGATGGTTCCAGTACAGGGCAGGCTGTAGGCTCCAACAGCGACATGCTTCTGATTCCAGTTTGCATTTTCAGGGACCCCTTCCTTTTGGACCCTAACAAACTAGTCCTGTGTGAGGTGCTTAAGCACACCAGAGAAGCTGCAG AGTCGAACCATCGTAACAGCTGTAACAAGGTCATGGAGAAGGTCAAAGAGGTCCACCCTTGGTTTGGCATGGAGCAAGAGTATACTCTTTGTGGAGTGGATGGACACCCTTTTGGCTGGCCTAGACTTGGTTACCCCAAGCCACAAG GTCCATATTACTGCAGTGTTGGTGCTGACAGGGCCTTTGGCAGAGACATTGTGGAGTGCCATTATAAAGCCTGTCTGTATGCTGGTATTAAAATTTGTGGCACTAATGCAGAGGTCATGCCCTCTCAG TGGGAATTCCAGGTGGGACCATGTGAAGGTATTGAGATGGGAGATCATCTGTGGATGGCCCGTTTCGTTCTAAACAGGGTGTGTGAAGATTTTGGGGTGGTGGCCACTTTAGATCCAAAACCCATGAAAGGAGATTGGAATGGAGCCGGTTGCCACGTCAATGTGAGCACTTTGCACACAAGAGAGGAAGGAGGGATTGG ACATATCGAGAAAGCCATTGAGAAACTGAGAAAGCGTCATGCAGAGCATATTCGAGTCTACGACCCACAAGATGGCGAGGATAACAAGCGCCGCCTTACAGGTTTTCACGAGACCCCAAGCATCAATGAATTCTCAGCAGGTGTTGCTAACCGAGGGGCCAGCATCCGTATCCCCCGCCAGGTTGCTCAAGACAAATGTGGTTACTTTGAGGATCGCCGTCCTGCTGCCAACTGTGACCCATATGCCGTGACCTGCGCAATCGCCCGCACCTGCATGCTGGAGGAGGAAGACGTCTATTAA